In Chlamydiota bacterium, a single window of DNA contains:
- the rutE gene encoding putative malonic semialdehyde reductase RutE, whose amino-acid sequence MPDKKTLDLLFTEARTHTHWQDKDVPEALLKQLYDLAKMGPTSANCQPMRIVFVKSKEQKVVLEPLLVESNRRKMMEAPVCAIVAFDLLFTEHIESLYPKKGIRAYFEGDPDLQAFEAFRSGTLQGGYFILAARLLGLDCGPMAGFDKGAVDQTFFKDERFKTNFLCNLGYGDFSKLHPRNPRLNFNEACQII is encoded by the coding sequence ATGCCAGACAAAAAAACTTTAGATCTTTTATTCACCGAAGCTAGAACACACACGCATTGGCAAGATAAAGATGTTCCTGAGGCGCTTTTAAAGCAGCTCTATGATCTTGCAAAAATGGGACCTACAAGTGCCAATTGTCAACCCATGCGTATTGTGTTTGTCAAATCTAAAGAGCAAAAAGTTGTTTTAGAACCCCTGCTTGTCGAATCCAATCGCAGAAAGATGATGGAAGCTCCCGTATGTGCGATTGTTGCATTTGATCTATTATTTACAGAGCATATTGAGAGTTTATATCCTAAAAAAGGTATCCGTGCATATTTTGAAGGGGATCCAGACTTGCAAGCATTTGAAGCATTTCGAAGTGGGACGCTGCAAGGTGGATATTTTATTTTAGCAGCACGTTTACTTGGGTTGGACTGTGGTCCTATGGCGGGGTTTGATAAAGGTGCCGTCGATCAAACCTTTTTTAAAGACGAGCGTTTTAAAACCAATTTTTTATGTAATCTAGGGTATGGGGATTTTTCAAAACTCCACCCACGTAATCCGAGGTTAAATTTTAATGAAGCATGTCAAATTATTTAG